The following nucleotide sequence is from Myxococcus stipitatus.
GGAGGTCGCGTTGGAGGCGGGCTTCTCCCACCAGAGCCACCTGGCCCGCTGCATGCGGCGCGTGCTGGGCGTGACGCCCGGCGCCATCGTCCGCTCACGGGCCTGAGGCGGGATGGGACGTCCTCGGTGATTGGGGCATAAGGGCATCACCATGTCCGACACCGTCGACGCAGCCCTGCTCGCCTGCTACCAGCGCTCCGGAATCCAGTACGACACCGTCGAGGAGGCCTGGCGACAATCGCAGCACCTCAGCCCCCTGGTGGGCTGGGTGCTGGCCCGCTTCCCCGACGAGCGCGCCTTCCGCGTCTGCGCGGACTGGCTCGCCCGCTGCGCGGAGCGCATCCCGGAGGCGAAGCCCGCCGCCGACCTCTTCGCCCAGGCCACGGCCCGGGAGAAAGGGCCGCATCAGGCCAACGTCGTCGCGGGCCGGCTGGGGGACCTGCGCAACGGGGCCATCATGGCCGGCAAGCCAGCCGTCGCCGCGTTCGCGGATGGCGCCAGCGACCTGGCGGAGGTGTGGGCCGCCGCCACGACGGGGCAGGTGGACGCGGAGGTCGACCCGTGGGCGCGTGGGCGGACCGCGAGCAAGGCGCTCGTGACCGCGTGGGCGGGGCACGCCGGGCTGGACTCCGACGACAAGGCGGCACGCGCCCAGGCGACGAAGGCGCTGCTCGACCTGCTGAGGGAATGCAGGGCGGCGGGCGGGCTGGCGGAAACCTGACATACACCTGTCAGCGCCAGGGGCCATAAGTCTCCTCACACGACGCACCCACCCGGAGCACCTGTCATGAGCGAGACCTCCCCCCTGTTCTCCCGCAACCTGAAGAAGTACGTGGGCGGCTGCCACTGTGGCGCCGTGCGGTTCGAGGCCGAACTGGACCTGTCCGAGCCCCTCAACCGCTGCAACTGCAGCGTCTGCACGAAGATGGGCGGCACCACCACCCAGGTTCCTCCCAAGACGTTCCGCGTCATCTCCGGAGCCGAGAACCTGGGCGATTACCGGGTGGGGGACAGCGCCAACTTCCGGAAGTTCTGCAAGCGCTGCGGCGTGCAGTGCTTCGGCGGGGGCTACGTGGCGGAGCTGGGCGGCGAGTTCGTGTCCATCAACGTCGGCTGCCTGGACGGCGTGGACCTGGCCCTGGCGCGCATCCAGTACTGGGACGGCCGCAACAACAACTGGCAGGCCGGGCCGGGCACCCAGCCCTGGCCGATCCAGCGCGCCTGAGCCCGGTGACGCCGCCCGCCGCTCGCACGGAATGAGAATGGCGGCTGGCACCCGGGGTGGCGGAGGGCGCGGGGGACTCGGGAATTCCACGCGTGGCCGGCAGTGATTCCGGTGGGTTGGGCGCACTCACGCGATGTGTGGGCGTTTTCCTCCGTCCGGGACACAACCCTGGCTCGCACGGGACGAGAATTGGAACGTACTCGTCACCTTCAGCCCCCAGGCCCCCCGCCATGAAGATTCGCGCCGACCTCCCGAAGCTCCCCGTCACGCGCACCTCGGACGCGCGCACCTCCTCGACCGCCGAGTCGAAGAACAAGGCCGTGGGCTTCACGCAGGCTTCCTCCTTCGACGCCCAGGCCCGCCCGGCCCAGGCGAAGACGGCCGTCCCGCTGACCCCGCCGGTGAAGTCCGGCCCCCTCGCCGTCGACAGCGCCCAGGGCAAGGCCGCCGTCCAGACGACGGTGGACTTCCTCCAGAAGCAGGCCGCCCCCACCGTGTCCCAGCTGATGGCCGGCAAGACGGGCCTGAACGCGGCGGACTTCGCCCCGCGCGTGGTGGAGCAGGACGACCTGGGCATGACGCACGTGCGCATGGACCGCAAGAGCGAGGGCGTCCCCGTCTTCGGCGAGCAGGTCGTCGGCCACCTCAACCGCGAGGGGCAGATCGACAGCATCACCGGCGAGGTGTCCACCATCCCCGCCGGCCTGGGCAAGAACCCCACGAAGCTGTCCGCGAATGACGCGCTGGCCATCGCGCAGAAGGAGTTCGCGGGCAAGACGGACCGTCAGCCCGTCTCCGAGCGCGTCATCTTCAAGGACGCGGACGGGCAGTACCGCGCCGCCTTCCACGTGGAGCTGGCGAACACCACGGACGTGGGCCAGGGCAAGGACCCGCGCCGCATGCACTACCTGGTCGACGCCAACAGCGGCCAGGTGCTGGAGCAGTACAACCAGATGGGCGGCGTGGGGCACCACGCCCATGCCGGCCACGCGCACGGCACCGCCTCCAAGCGCGCGCTGGCGGCCGAGGGCTCCGAGCCCACCACCGAGCCGACCGAGCCGACGACGAGCAAGGCGGACGACACCACCCAGTACAGCGGCAAGGTGGAGATCGGCAGCACGAAGAACGCGGACGGCACCTACTCGCTCGAGGACACCTCCCGCGGCGGCGGCGTGGTGACGCGCGACGCCCTCAACCGCGACCCGGACACGGACTGGGTGACCAACGCCCCCATCACCGACGACAACGACGTCTGGGGCGAGGCGACCGACTCCGCGCGCAACAAGGACGCGGTGGACGCGCAGTACGGCGCCCAGACGACCTACGACTTCTACAAGGACGTGCTCGGCCGCGACTCCATCGACGGCAAGGGCGAGAAGCTCATCTCCGACGTGCACGTGGGCGAGAACTTCGCCAACGCCTTCTGGGACGGCGAGAAGATGAACTACGGCGACGGTGACGGCGAGACGTTCGGCTCGCTCACCACGCTGGACATCGCCGGCCACGAAATCACCCACGGCCTCACCGAGCGCACCGCGGGCCTCCAGTACCGCAACGAGTCCGGCGCCCTCAACGAGGCGATGAGCGACATCATGGGCGTGGGCGTGGAGTGGTACGCCAGCCAGAAGAACAGCGCGGTGAAGTCCGACTGGACGGTGGGCGAGGACACGTACACGCCCAACAACGGCGACCCCACCGACGGCCTGCGCGACCTGAGCGACCCGTCGAGCGACGGCATGTCGCCGGACCACTACTCCAAGCG
It contains:
- a CDS encoding GFA family protein — its product is MSETSPLFSRNLKKYVGGCHCGAVRFEAELDLSEPLNRCNCSVCTKMGGTTTQVPPKTFRVISGAENLGDYRVGDSANFRKFCKRCGVQCFGGGYVAELGGEFVSINVGCLDGVDLALARIQYWDGRNNNWQAGPGTQPWPIQRA
- a CDS encoding M4 family metallopeptidase codes for the protein MKIRADLPKLPVTRTSDARTSSTAESKNKAVGFTQASSFDAQARPAQAKTAVPLTPPVKSGPLAVDSAQGKAAVQTTVDFLQKQAAPTVSQLMAGKTGLNAADFAPRVVEQDDLGMTHVRMDRKSEGVPVFGEQVVGHLNREGQIDSITGEVSTIPAGLGKNPTKLSANDALAIAQKEFAGKTDRQPVSERVIFKDADGQYRAAFHVELANTTDVGQGKDPRRMHYLVDANSGQVLEQYNQMGGVGHHAHAGHAHGTASKRALAAEGSEPTTEPTEPTTSKADDTTQYSGKVEIGSTKNADGTYSLEDTSRGGGVVTRDALNRDPDTDWVTNAPITDDNDVWGEATDSARNKDAVDAQYGAQTTYDFYKDVLGRDSIDGKGEKLISDVHVGENFANAFWDGEKMNYGDGDGETFGSLTTLDIAGHEITHGLTERTAGLQYRNESGALNEAMSDIMGVGVEWYASQKNSAVKSDWTVGEDTYTPNNGDPTDGLRDLSDPSSDGMSPDHYSKRYRGPQDNGGVHINSGIANNAFYLLSEGGKNKTSGDEVKQGIGIEKGLKIYSRALNFYMTPTTNFAQAKEATYKAAQDLYGKDSVEAKTVLESWSAVGVK